A window of Acidimicrobiales bacterium genomic DNA:
CCGGCGACCCGGTGGTGGTGGAGCCGTGAGCGACCGCCGCCGGGTGTCGTCGGGGTCGCCCTACGAGCCGGTGATCGGCTTCAGCCGGGCCGTGCGGGTCGGCGACCGGGTGGTCGTGGCCGGCACCGGGCCGATCTGGCCCGACGGGTCCTGCGCCCCCGACCCGGGCGACCAGGCCCGCCGGTGCCTGGAGATCATCGAGACCGCGCTGCTGGCCGCCGACGCCTCGCTGGCCGACGTCGTCCGCACCCGCATGTACGTCACCGACGCGGCCGTGGCCGACGCCGTCGGCCGGGCCCACGGCGAGGTGCTGGGCGAGGTCCGCCCGGCGTCCACCATGGTCGTCGTCGCCGGCCTGGTCGACCCCCGCTGGGTGGTCGAGATCGAGGCCGAGGCGGTGGTC
This region includes:
- a CDS encoding RidA family protein, which produces MSDRRRVSSGSPYEPVIGFSRAVRVGDRVVVAGTGPIWPDGSCAPDPGDQARRCLEIIETALLAADASLADVVRTRMYVTDAAVADAVGRAHGEVLGEVRPASTMVVVAGLVDPRWVVEIEAEAVVER